One part of the Saprospiraceae bacterium genome encodes these proteins:
- a CDS encoding M23 family metallopeptidase: MEKQFLFIIRNEESFEETASYRLTLQNIYILASTIVFILGLFLFLLIAFTPLKRYVPGYGDIRSQGDFIKLEQKVTKLEEELQARETYISSVKRILTGNPETSADVTKNIQIKQERPDPMPKVKEDSLLRAEFEANQAMENRSKSAIQTPSFQQTKSNFKSSDSESFKDLQFTSPIRGPLGAAYNLEKGHLGVDIMAAKNTPIKSMLAGSVIQSDWSIENGHTIAIQHGNNLVSIYKHNSALLKKTGARVKAGEAIAIIGNTGTLTNGPHLHFELWYKGRPVNPTDFIRF; the protein is encoded by the coding sequence TTGGAAAAACAATTTCTATTTATTATTAGAAATGAAGAATCCTTTGAAGAAACAGCCAGTTACCGCTTAACACTGCAAAATATTTACATTTTAGCAAGTACTATAGTGTTTATTTTAGGCTTATTTCTGTTCTTATTGATAGCTTTTACACCCTTAAAACGATATGTTCCGGGTTATGGCGATATAAGATCACAGGGCGATTTTATTAAATTAGAACAAAAAGTAACAAAACTTGAAGAAGAACTTCAGGCTCGGGAAACCTATATTTCAAGTGTAAAACGCATTCTAACTGGAAATCCAGAAACTAGCGCAGACGTCACTAAAAATATTCAAATTAAGCAAGAACGACCAGATCCTATGCCAAAAGTAAAGGAAGATAGTCTTTTACGGGCTGAATTTGAAGCTAACCAGGCCATGGAAAATCGATCCAAATCGGCAATCCAAACTCCTTCGTTTCAACAAACTAAGTCCAATTTTAAATCGTCAGATAGTGAAAGTTTTAAAGACCTACAGTTTACTTCCCCAATTCGAGGACCTCTGGGAGCCGCTTATAATCTCGAAAAAGGACATTTAGGAGTAGATATTATGGCAGCAAAAAATACTCCGATCAAATCTATGCTTGCCGGATCCGTTATTCAGTCAGATTGGTCCATTGAAAATGGACATACAATTGCCATTCAGCATGGTAATAATCTTGTTAGTATATATAAACACAATTCTGCCTTGCTCAAGAAAACAGGTGCTAGAGTCAAAGCCGGAGAAGCAATTGCCATAATTGGAAATACAGGTACTTTAACAAATGGACCCCATTTACATTTCGAATTATGGTACAAAGGCCGACCTGTAAATCCCACAGACTTCATCCGCTTTTAA